Sequence from the Flavobacteriales bacterium genome:
CGTATCTCCGAGTCACGCTTCTTGATCAGGATCCTTGATAAGGGGTTGCGAGAGAGCGATGGCGAACTCCATTCAAAACTATATCCCTGGGTATAGCTCCTATCGCTGGAGGCGAAATAGTCATTGTCATAACTGAATCTGAAATGGGAGCTATGACCCATTTCTCTAAGAGTGATGTGCTGGTCTATCTTCTGTCCAATGGTGATGACCGGCCACATGATGAGAAGCCCTACAAGTATCCTTTGCATACTCTATCTACGTATCAGAAGAGCCGATCGGATTGGGTGACATTCCACCTTTATGAAGTAGAATCCATCTCATTTATTCTTCCGAGACTTGTCCTATCAAAGACTCACCTAGTGAAGAATCCATCTCATAACCTCAGATACCTGATCAAAGAGATGATACCCGTGATACTCGGTATCCTGATCGCGCTCTTCGTCAACAACTATGTAGAAGAACAGAATCAGGAAAAGTATCTTCAAAAGGTCATGTCCTCGATCACCGTGGAATTCAAAGAGAATGTGAGTGAACTGGAGACGAATATGGCTGCGCACATAGCCTTCATCGACCTCTTGGATGATCGTGTCGATGAAGAGGATCTATCCTTGGGGGACCTTCTCAATGAGACCAACGGAATAGAATTGGTCAGTATCAAGAATACCACTGCCCAAACCCTATTGAACAGTAACATCCATCTAACGGATTTCACTCAGGTATCACCTTTGGTAGATATCCAAGAAGGCAAGACCCACCTCATGGCCATACATCGTGAGTTGATCCGGTTCATCTATTCCAATCTTGATGCGACCGATACAGCTAAGAAGTACATTTTACGATCGGTGTTGAATGACATCATCCACTCGGAGGAGAATCTACTGGAAGCTCATCGTCAATTTCTCGGTTCGGTCAAGGAATAAGGTCATGACGTTCTCGAAATGATTCAGTGCAGCAAGCCTTAGACCCTCGAACGGAATCAATGGCAGTACAATGGGGCGATCTCTTTCGCGTTATCTCCAAAAACCCATCTTTGTCTGCGCTATGCGCAATGCGATATCCTGAGATCTCGCAGTCGAAGCACATTGAGTTCCTATGAGAATTTCCCTCCTCATCATAATGGCTGTCATTCTAGCCTTCACTGCCTGCCGTAAGGATGAGCAGATCAATACCGATTCCGGGCTTATGCTGGAGTTCAGCCGGGATACCGTGCTCTTTGATACCGTCTTCACCACCGTGGGTACCGCTACTCAACTCCTCAAGGTGTACAATCGCAGCAATCAGGCGGCCGAGGTCTCTTCCATCTATCTGGGCGAAGGCCAAGGCAGTGCCTATCGCATCAATGTAGACGGAGACCCAGGGCATTCTTTCAGCGATGTGCTCATCCAAGGCGAGGACAGCATATTCATCTTCATCGAAGTGACTATCGATCCCAATGGAATCAACACCCCGCTCATAGAGATGGATAGTCTGGTCTTCGTCACCAATGGCAATGAACAGCATGTGGACCTGGTCGCTTGGGGGCAGGATGCATGTTTCTACAATCCCACCAATGACATCTCAGGTCTCCCTCCCCTTACCTGTCTGGATGGGGATTGTCTGAATGAAGAACCTCCGGTGGATATCACTTGGACCAATGAGAAACCCATAGTGATATACGGATATCTGGTCATCGATGAATTCGACAAACTGACCATAGAAGCTGGGACACAGATCTTTCTACACGAAGGCTCGGGTATATGGGTATGGGAAGGTGGACAATTGACTGTCAACGGCACGGCCGAAGCCCCCGTGGTCTTCCAACATGACCGACCCGAAGAGCTCTATGATGATATACCAGGTCAATGGGACCTCATCCGCATCAACGAAGGTCCAGTGGGGCAGGACAATGAGTTGAATCATGTGATCATCAAGAACAGCATCATCGGAATCGAGGCCAAACCACTGGTGCTGCAGGAAGAGGACATCGACAAGCCTACATCAGAGAATCAATTGATCCTCAACAACTGCATCATCCAACAGACGACCGCTTTCGGCCTACTGGCACGCAAGTACCGCATAAGCGCCACCAACTGTCTTTTTGCCAATAGCGGTCAGCAGACCGTTGGTATCTCGGGTGGTGGGGCCTATGACTTCACGCACTGTACCATGGGGAATTACTGGATCTGGTCCAATAGGACTGAGCCGAGTTTCTTCATGAGTGATCTCTATCTGGATGAGGCAGGGAACCCCAATCAGGCCTTCATCGAATCCTTCTCGGCCAAGAACTGCATCATGTATGGAAATACATTCGAGGAATTCCTGGTCGATCTCAGCGAATTCCAACCCACAGAGGACATCGTATTCTCCTACTGCATGGTACGGGTGGATGAGATGGACATCAGCGATGAGACCATCTATCAGGATATGTACTCCAATGAGTTCTTCGGTCCGGGATTCATCGCTCCGAGCGAGAATGACTTCCATCTGGAAGAAGATGCCTTTGTCATAGACAAGGGCGACCCGGGATTCTTCCTAGGCGAGGATCTGGAAGGAAATCTCCGCACACCACCCGGTGATCTAGGCTGCTACGAATACAGCGAATGAGCCTTGAAAGGTCTCTGGATAAGGCATGGTTCTTGTCGCGTCTTACACCTAATCCACGACTGATGAAACACTTCTTCACTTTTGCTTTCGCCCTGATACTCATCTCCTGTAATGTGTCCTCGCAGGATCAGAATTCGGAAGACCCAGGTCAGAAAGCCACCCAGGCCGGATTGGATGAGCTGAGCAGGGCCTACTTTGCCAGCGGATGTTTCTGGTGTGTGGAGGCCGTGTATGAAAGCGTAGAAGGAGTAGCCGAGGCCGTGAGCGGCTATGCTGGCGGTCACACAGAGAATCCCAGTTATCAGGAAGTGGGCACCGGCAAGACGGGACATGCAGAGACCGTACTGGTGTATTATGACCCGTCTGTAGTGGATTTCAAGACCCTGGTAGATGTCTATTACGGAAGTCAGGACCCTACCCAGGTCAATGGTCAAGGACCCGATAATGGATCAGCCTATCGATCCATCATCTTTTACCAGAACGAAGAAGAACGCCAGATAGCTGAAGCGGCCAGAAATGCTCTGGATGAGTCAGGCCAGTATGAACAGCCCATAGCTACTGATATCGAGCCCTTCAAGGCCTTCTACCGGGCAGAAGATTATCATCAGGACTATGAGAAGCGCAATCCGTATCAGCCCTATGTACGCAGTGTGTCCATCCCTCGTTTGAATCGATTCAAAGAGAAGTTTCCCGAGCTGCTCAAGGCCGGAGAATAGGGTCCTAATAGGTGTGTTTTCCGATGGTCCAACCATCGGTACCCAGAAGCTCTTCACCATCCTTGGCAGCTGGGCCTTCGAGTTGCGTACCCATACTGTCATTCCAACGGTTCAGGTAGCCGAATAGAGCTATGACTCCCATAATCTCCACGATCTCCCCATCATCCCAGTGAGCACGCATACGTTCTGCGATCTCATCGCTGACCGCATTGGGAACTTGAGAGGCCGCAATGGCCAGATCGAATACTGCGCGTTCTGCCTCGCTGAAGGCCGGATAGGTCTTGTAGTCCCAGATATGCTGCAGCTTATCCTCCTCTGATCCATAACGCACGGCAGCGCGTATGGTATGGGCTTCACAATAGCGACATCCGGTCGTCCGACTGGAGAGATAGGCCAATTGCCGTTTCAATGCACTGGTCACCCTTCCCTTGTTCTCCATGACGGCCTGATTCATCTCCAAGAATGCTCTGGCGATGCGGGGTCTATGCATCATGGTAAAGAGGCTATTGGGTGTGAATCCCAAGGTCTCCTGGTAGAAAGCGGCCATATCTGCTGCTTCTGCATTGCCCTCCTTATCTATGGGGGAAACAAGTGGTCTTTTCATGGGGATCAAAATACACTTTCATCTTCACAGGAGACAACATGGAATCATAGGACCCGTTCTATTCTCAAGAGATGTCCGTTCCTTTCAGCCCGATGAATCACGTCCTCTGTAGCTTTCTTGGCAACTCCATGAATTAGGACGACATTTGCCCGCAGTTGAAGGGCCGGGCCGGTACCCATCGCTAGTACATATTCAATGCATAGACACCTTCTCATCCTCCCCTTCTTCCTGTTCTACTTGACCACGCATGCTCAGAAGCAATACCAAGGTCTGCTATGGGAGATCACGGGCAATGGCATGGAAGAACCCTCCTATCTCTACGGGACCATGCATGTGAGTGATAAGGTCGCATTCTACTTAGGAGAACCCTTTTTCGATGCCTTGGAATCGGTCGATCAGGTGGCTTTGGAATTGGAACCCGAACAATGGTTCAGCGAGGTGCTCGGAGGTGAGATGATGACCAACACCTTCCGTATGCTCCAGCGATCGGAATACCAGTATTTCGGTGGATCGGGAAATTGGAATATGCTCGAAGGACGCATGGAGTTCCCCGAAAATACCAATCTGACCATCCAACAGATCTTCCGGAGCAATCCTTCCATGATCAATCAGTTGCTCTTCCGATTCTACGACCCCAGTGGAAATTTCGAAGAAGAGACCTGGCTGGATATGTATATCTACCAATCGGCAGTCAAGTTGGGCAAAGAGACCATAGGGCTCGAGACCTTTGACGAGTCCATGGGTATGATGCGCAAGGCACAAGAGGCCATCGAGAAGAATCCCCGTGACTTCTCCGATTATGACATGCAATCCCGATACGAGGCCAATGAGAAGATCGAGGATGCATATCGCAAAGGGGACCTCGACCGACTGGACTCATTGAGTATGCGCCTGAATGATAAGGCTTACACCAAGTACATTCTGATAGAGCGCAATAAGAAATTCATCGAAGGGATGGATTCCCTTATGCAGCAAGCGCCTTTGTTCACAGGAGTGGGGGCCGCTCACCTGCCTGGAGAAGAAGGCTGTATCGAAATGCTGCGGGACCTCGGATATACGGTCGTTCCAGTACGCATGGGCCTGCGGGATGCGAAGAAGAAAGAGAAGCTCTCCGAATCCTTCGTCAAACGCCCTTTGCGACCATTCGTGAGCGAGGATGCCCGTGTGGACTTCGATAGTCCTTATGAGGTCTATGAGATGAGCATGGATCTTTTGAACCATTCCTTCATCACACTGGATATCGCCAATGGACTCACCTTCATCATCGACCGCTTTGTGACCAACAATGCAATCGAAAGGACGAGTGTCTCGCATCAGATCCAAAGCTTGGACAGCATGCTTTTCGAGATCATCCCCGGGGAGATCATCCAGCAGAAGGAGGTCTCGATCGGGGGCATGCGCGGATTGGACATTCTCCACGAGATCGCCCGAGGAGACATCAATCGGGCAATGATTCTTTTCAGTCCGCAGGACGTAGTAGTCGCACGGCTATCGGGCAGTGGACAGAAGATCAAGAAAGGAGCTGGCGATCACTTCTTTTCCAGTCTCGATATAAACCTCCATGGGCAACGCACCAGCCCTTGGCGCGCCTTCCGATCGATGGATGGAAGCTTGACCATCACACTACCTGGCGAAGTGGCTGATTATATGGATGCACCGGCTTCCTTGATGAATGGAGACCGATTCATTCAGTCCATCGATGCTGAAGGTGATGTGTATCGCCTCTACCGATTGCAACACTACGATCGGAATTATATCGAAGACGAGCGCTACTTACTCTACTTGGCCGAGTCGGCCTTTGAAGAGGACAATGATGTCGTAGAATTGGATAGAAAGAACCTAGAGGTGAATGGTCAGCCGGCCCTGCAGATCGAATTCGGAGTAGGGGATGATCAACGCATGACCGCACGCTTCCTAGTATCGGGGAATTCCATCATCGCCATGCAGTGCTACAGCGCCAAAGATGCCAAGGTGGAGCGTTTCATGGATGCCTTGGAACTGGAGAATGAACAATTCGATACCTACTACCCTATCGTTGATTCTGCTGGGTATTTCCGCTCGACCATAGCTTGGGAAAAGGATACAGACGACCTGCTCGGATCCGGTGCGTTCGGGATGTTCGGATTCGGAGAGCAGGAGGAAGAGTATGAATACTCCTATGAAGTGGATCTGGCATCACCGGGAAGTTGTTCTCCCCTCAAAGTGACCTATTTCCGCTATCCACGCTATGAGTACCTCGAGAGCCGAGATGATTTCTTGGAGAAATGGGACGATGCCATCACCGGACAGGGAGACCTGGTCATTCTCTCCAAAGATGTGGACTGGAAAGATGAAGATGTCGAGGTCACCTATGTGCTGGGCGACAGTCTTTCGGATTATGCCTATGAGCTGTATTTCAGGACCAAGGGGAACTCTGTCATCTCCATTGAGACAGGATATGATCAAGACTTCGGACCCAGAGAAGATTTCCAACGACTGATTGAGGATATCGAACTTCTGGAGGACACACTCGCCTATCCTCGATTCATAGAGGCTGCACCAGAGATATTCTTAATGGATATCCAGAGTGAGGACAGCGCCTATTTCTCCATGGCCAATGAGCGATTGGAAATGACGGAGGCATTTCCTGAGGCCGACCGTTGGGCAATCTATCAGCAACTGGTCGAATCCCCTTCCCCATTGGCCAGTGAGGAAGACAAAAAGGAGTATCGATCCGGATACAATCGCTATCGATATCTCAGCACAGAGATAGGTCTGGTAGATTCACTGATACTGGAATATCAGGCATATTCAGATAGTGCGGCCTATCAGGTAGAGATCTTGACAACACTTCTCAAGACCAGAGAAGAAGAAGCCATCGCCCGAGTGCGAGAGATACTGACCGAAGAAGCGCCTATAGGGGTTTCTGTGGGCTTCACAAGTGAATTATTCAGTGCATTGAAGGATAGTTTGGAGATATATTCCGATCTGTACCCCGAGTTGCTCGAACTCTTGGAGTACGATGAGTACAAAGAACCCGTGCTCCTTACACTCAAGATGATGTTGGATAGTGCGGTCATTGACACCAGTCACTATACAGATCGCTATGATTACCTGCTCAGACAATCCAAATTGGCCTTTCGCAGGTTGAGCAGTACGGACTTCACCTATACGGATCTTACCGAGCAGAATTCTTGGAAATCATCGATGGATCTTTTCGACTATCTGAGCTTACTGCGCCCCTTCACCCATCTACCGGAGGTAGAGCATCATTTTGAGGATGTCGGTACCAGCTCAAGACCTGAGATCCGCAAAGCCTTTGCACATTTCTTGACACACTACGGAGAGTCTGTTTCGGACAGTGCTATTGTGAGCCTTTTGGAGGGCGATGCATTAAAGGACTATGGATTTCTCAAGAATCTCGAGCGCACCGACCTCTGGAGCGATACCATGGATCTGAAAAGGGTCTTTGTCACGGAGCGCACAGAAGAGCGCTGGTCTACTTATGAAT
This genomic interval carries:
- the msrA gene encoding peptide-methionine (S)-S-oxide reductase MsrA yields the protein MKHFFTFAFALILISCNVSSQDQNSEDPGQKATQAGLDELSRAYFASGCFWCVEAVYESVEGVAEAVSGYAGGHTENPSYQEVGTGKTGHAETVLVYYDPSVVDFKTLVDVYYGSQDPTQVNGQGPDNGSAYRSIIFYQNEEERQIAEAARNALDESGQYEQPIATDIEPFKAFYRAEDYHQDYEKRNPYQPYVRSVSIPRLNRFKEKFPELLKAGE
- a CDS encoding carboxymuconolactone decarboxylase family protein, whose translation is MKRPLVSPIDKEGNAEAADMAAFYQETLGFTPNSLFTMMHRPRIARAFLEMNQAVMENKGRVTSALKRQLAYLSSRTTGCRYCEAHTIRAAVRYGSEEDKLQHIWDYKTYPAFSEAERAVFDLAIAASQVPNAVSDEIAERMRAHWDDGEIVEIMGVIALFGYLNRWNDSMGTQLEGPAAKDGEELLGTDGWTIGKHTY
- a CDS encoding TraB/GumN family protein; translated protein: MHRHLLILPFFLFYLTTHAQKQYQGLLWEITGNGMEEPSYLYGTMHVSDKVAFYLGEPFFDALESVDQVALELEPEQWFSEVLGGEMMTNTFRMLQRSEYQYFGGSGNWNMLEGRMEFPENTNLTIQQIFRSNPSMINQLLFRFYDPSGNFEEETWLDMYIYQSAVKLGKETIGLETFDESMGMMRKAQEAIEKNPRDFSDYDMQSRYEANEKIEDAYRKGDLDRLDSLSMRLNDKAYTKYILIERNKKFIEGMDSLMQQAPLFTGVGAAHLPGEEGCIEMLRDLGYTVVPVRMGLRDAKKKEKLSESFVKRPLRPFVSEDARVDFDSPYEVYEMSMDLLNHSFITLDIANGLTFIIDRFVTNNAIERTSVSHQIQSLDSMLFEIIPGEIIQQKEVSIGGMRGLDILHEIARGDINRAMILFSPQDVVVARLSGSGQKIKKGAGDHFFSSLDINLHGQRTSPWRAFRSMDGSLTITLPGEVADYMDAPASLMNGDRFIQSIDAEGDVYRLYRLQHYDRNYIEDERYLLYLAESAFEEDNDVVELDRKNLEVNGQPALQIEFGVGDDQRMTARFLVSGNSIIAMQCYSAKDAKVERFMDALELENEQFDTYYPIVDSAGYFRSTIAWEKDTDDLLGSGAFGMFGFGEQEEEYEYSYEVDLASPGSCSPLKVTYFRYPRYEYLESRDDFLEKWDDAITGQGDLVILSKDVDWKDEDVEVTYVLGDSLSDYAYELYFRTKGNSVISIETGYDQDFGPREDFQRLIEDIELLEDTLAYPRFIEAAPEIFLMDIQSEDSAYFSMANERLEMTEAFPEADRWAIYQQLVESPSPLASEEDKKEYRSGYNRYRYLSTEIGLVDSLILEYQAYSDSAAYQVEILTTLLKTREEEAIARVREILTEEAPIGVSVGFTSELFSALKDSLEIYSDLYPELLELLEYDEYKEPVLLTLKMMLDSAVIDTSHYTDRYDYLLRQSKLAFRRLSSTDFTYTDLTEQNSWKSSMDLFDYLSLLRPFTHLPEVEHHFEDVGTSSRPEIRKAFAHFLTHYGESVSDSAIVSLLEGDALKDYGFLKNLERTDLWSDTMDLKRVFVTERTEERWSTYEYQYSWDKSEIDSVEIVQVMQDSIRTHGFTTYYLRSRITEDGISRPKLHVVMVYDRSAAPDFTALHLMNDPSEIDSEVEQWEEMKRQLIARNRAWMPDSYRNSDTFIW